ACTACCTACTCCTTCGTGGCCGAGGATGTCACGACACGAACCTAGGTAGCCACCCGCAAGAGCCATGTCGGTGCCGCAAACGCCAGTAGCTGAGAGTTTAACGAGAATTTCCCATGGTTGTGGTTTGGGGATCGGGGTATCTTGAATGTCGAATTTGAAACTTGTGTCGGAGCGCTGTTGCAGGGTGTCAGTCCTCGATACTAACAAAAGTGGGGAGTAAGTCTTACAGTCACAACGGCAGCTCGGTGATGGCCCTCCATAGTTCTTGATCTAAATTTTGGGATTATGTGAAAGTTGACAATAGAAGAAGTCAAGGCAGAGGATACCGATCCAATATCATCATTATTCGATATATCGGGCAGGCCATCGACTTAAAATACCATTCAACCCCTGTCGTCTCTGAATTACCGGGCCTTGGGAGAGGAATGCCGAGGAATCAGAATTCTGCGGGGTTAGAGGCCCTTTGCCTACCAAGATGACCAGAATGCCGAGAGTCTGCGGGGTCAAACCAGTCTAATCGTATCGATGATTCTGGCATCATCATTAGTTGTTCTCCCGATCCATCGCTGCAATCTAGAGGTCCTGACTGGTGTTCTACATGCAACGAGACAGCTTTCTCCCAGGCTAGAGCGCGTCCATATGTTCAATTAAAAAGCTGCACAGACAGCAAGCGGGTTTAGCTCAGTTGGGAGAGCGTCAGACTGAAGCCAAACTTCAATCATCATTCATTGATATCTGAAGGTCGTGTGTTCGATCCACACAAACCGCAAGTCTTTTTTTTAGCATCTGGGCTTATTGCCAGTGGGGACACCAAGGGGTCAGGACTCTATTTTTAGTGTTCATAGCCGGGGAGGATTCTTCAGGAGATTACCCTACACAAGAGTATAGATTGATGTAGAAAAACGGTTTTCAGTATTCTAACATCAATTAGGAAAAACACAGTGtagtaaataaaagcttGCTACTGATTCTTGCTGTTCAGTTAGTTCCTGTCTTAGTTATAATGACTGtttttatctttctttaAAAGATGTAGTAAACTCAAACTTAATTGCCCATAGTAATAGTCTGGTTTTTATGCAGTGATTAGTCCAAAGTGGCCTAACACTTTCGGATACTCCGTTTTAGTGAAACAAAAATAAGGCCGCTGTCTGTACATTTCTCTTCAAGCGTTAAACTGTCAACATCCTATCTCTATGTCTGCTTCTCGTGTATCTTAATTGATCTGATAAGCCGAAAGGATACGCGTTTAATGGTACCTCGGTGATGACATTCAAGACATGACATCATGCTCTTTACCCTGTCTAGCTTGGAATTATTCGCGTCACGCTCACGTCTCTCACTCTGACCACTTTCCAATGTCTGTCAATTAGTCTCTGTTGGTACTACGCGTCCTCAAAAGACACTTGTGactttctctgtcattgacAGTGAAGTCACAGTGACCAACACGTAACTCAGATACCTGCATCGAGCGCATTGACATCGTCTCAACTCAGGGCTGAAAGTCATGGCATGGCGGTCTGCCACTATGACGCAGCTTGCTGAGCTATCTGAGACCTGTGGCTAGGTGGTCGGGAAATTGTTGGTTGAAGCTGAGACATACAGCCTTACAAAGGTGATGAGCGACGCTCTGTGGACGTTTGGTCCCAGCTATGTCTCGCTGCCCCTCATTTCCACAATAGATCTGCTTCAGCTGCTTACTTGCCGATGATCTAACTACAATCATAAGAAATGGATGTTTCCAGCAAATATTCCGTCGATAACAGATCGCTGTTTGTCCAATGGCTGATCAAATCTTGAATCACTTCTGCACCAAGACTTGAGAGGGGTTTTCTTGTCCAACCATTCTGGAACGAGGTGCTGGTGTATCGTCCACGTCGCCGAGACAGTAACATTCATATTGGATATGAATATGGCGGTCAATTGTCCTCCACCAACCATTGGGCAATGGTTCCTGAATCAGAGTAATAACAATCATTGCCGTGCCTGGAGAACCCCGATAATTGAAGGCTATGATGCACAACGCCAGACTCGGCAATTGGATCCTCCCGCAGTGGGGCCGTTGATCGTCTCTGGTAGACCAACAAGGTCGCGACTTGTCATTGCACGTCCTATGCCGTGTCTCAGCGTTTCTGTGCGAGTAACCaaagatgagatgaatgACTCCGTTGGAATGCCGTTGCGTAAGACAGAAGAGGGGCTGTGATGTAGGTCAAAGCGGACAACATGATGTACAACAATTACTGGTTAAAGTCAGCATCTTCTTCAATGGGCCAAGTCACCTGTGTTCAAGTATAAAAGACTCGTAAATCTCTCTCACAAATCTCAACTCAATCCTCATCTTACAACTTACCTTCTACAATACAATCATAAAAAACTTTACTTCCACACATTCAAAATGGGCAGACTTAACAACGGCGACTGGCTCCTCATCGGCAACAGCATCTGGAGCGATGACGGCGAGACAGAGTTCCGCATGCAAGAAGACGGCAAGGTCGCCGTCTACCATGGCGACCACTGCGCCTGGCAGAACACCCCCGAGCAGAACTGGAAGGTTCACGGCATCAAGATGCAAGAAGATGGCAACCTAGTCATCTAGTAAGTCATACAACAGATATTCTGCCACAAGATAATGTCTAACAAATCTACAGCGACAACTCCGGTACTGGACATGCCACCTGGCACACAGACACTGCTGCCGGCAAGGGCAACGAGTCCACAACTCTTGTGGTGCAGGATGATGGAAATGTTGTGTTGTACAACGAGGGTGGCGATCCTATCTGGCACACTGCCAGCAACAAGTAGAATTATCATCATGGAGATGATGAGGGTTCTGTAAAGCTTCCAAGTATGGTATAGCTACAGAAGACacgaataaaaataaataaaattccTATATACTGATAGCACTGCGACTCGGAACCGCGGGTGACACACGGCAGTTGATCTGATCTTTTGAACTCGTATGATGCGTCTATGTTACCGCGAGAGGATTGGCGTAGACAATCAGGAATATCGGTGGTTCCCGTCGTAGGGCAAAGTGTACATGTAATTGCAGAACGGATCACTGTTTGCAGTCGCTCAGCAGCAAGTTAAAAGTGCTGAGTGTTACAGGGAATGAAAATATGATTTTACGGTTATGCTTCCAGCTAGATATACTTGACTAGGTACTTACAACAACTTATGTTTGAAAACGACTCTGGAAACGGTGCGGCCTGGTATGACATATAACAAGTGAGTAATTCGTGCTAGACAGAAGCAATAGTATTGGGCAGAAACAGTCCATGGGTGTTGAGGAGAAGCTATTGCTGCTGAGGAGAAGCAGTTAGTGCTGGGCAAAAGTAGGGGACCAGTGAGCACCAACGATCGATATTATTACAGAATCGGAGCCTAAACCTTATTCCAAGGCAAGATGGCCGAGCGGTCTAAGGCGCTGTGTTCAGGTTCGATTCGAACTAGTAACGATTCGCAGTCTCGAAAGGGGCCTGGGTTCGAATCCCAGTCTTGTCAGATTTCTTTTTGCATCGCTTAGCGCTATTCTATTGACTCATGTAATGATCTTTTGGAAGGATAATGTTGCCTACATGTAAATAGTCATGCTGCGACTGTGAGTACGGCGAATAGATAACAACTTCAAGTAGATGCTCGTCTTCAATGCAAGTATAACAGCTGACGACATCCGGGAAGTGTAAGAAAAACACCAACTGTTGAACAGACTGAGTTCAAAGAGATTTAGCCGCAAAATAAACAGTTGGTGGCTTTTAAACGTCTGTAATGTTGCCTGCATATTCGCTAACGCCGGACCCGAATGCGAAGACTACCTCAGTAGAGTCAGCCACTTTTAAAAATAGGAACACCAGTCACCCACAAGAACTGCATCGTGCCGATAAACCGTAACAAACACCagagacaaaaaaaaaaaaaaaagccacGTAACGTGGTGATGAAGCCCGGAATACGGCATCGTGGAGTGGAACCCTCAGGTACAGGCGTCAGTGGATCTGTCAATTGCTTCGCCTCTTTCAAAGGATCTCGTCAAATTTCCCCAGACTGTTCCAGACTTTAGACCCCTATCGTTTACGGTTGAGCCACTGACGTACAAGCACCAAATGGGAATTGGGCGGGTTGATCTACGGTGCGCCCAATCCCGGAGAGTTCCATTCGGGAAGACACTCGCACTAATACTCGGCTGTTTGCCATTTAACCGAGAATTATCTGACCTGTTCGTATTCTGATATTGGAATGAACCAAAAGAATTGTAACATTGAACATCTTTGTAGTTTGTAATTGTGATTTTATGCTGTACGTTACGTAGCATACTGCCAAATAGAGCCATGCATCATAACCCTAGGCTTCATTCTCCTTGTAAATATGGATACATAaccttcctcttccatctttgGAGTTTCTGTCATTTATCAGCTTCACTCTCTTTTACATTTCTCCTTTGTATCTGTATCATCATTCATTGCTGCCATCATGACCAGAGTAGACCACCATCCCCATCCCAAGATTCAAACCTTGGAGAACAACCCCATCtcccctcttcttcctcacggCTCTCTCATCCTCGCTTGCAGCATCATATGTGTAGCCCTTATCGCCAATTGTCTCGAAAGATGGATTCTGCCACGTATATACAAGAGAATCTACCCAGCCCTCGAATTCCACGGCGACGAGAGACGGCGCCGCTCATTCGCTTATTTCCACGTCGGCGCATTTGTACTCATCTCCCTCTTAATATCTACCGGATATCCTATGATGGACTTTCTGGTTGGCAACGCCGTTCTCACTGAGCCTTTGGTGAAAGGTGGTAAGATCACGGTTGGTGATCACCTGCTGGTCGCGACGCAAGTTTACTGCGCGTATTATCTCTTTGAGATGTGCTTTCGTACCAAGTTTGCGAGCTATATCAGCATTGCGCATCATACTGGGCTACTCGTTATTTCGCAGATGGCGTTGAGCCTTTTTGCGAATACAAAAAAGAATCACGAAGCGACACTAGAGTTTTATATGTGTATGGTCTGGGGTACGTACACTTGTCCAGCTCTTCTCTCTTAAATGGCATGTTACTAACATATGCTATGATAGGTACTTTCGACGTGGTGGTAGAGATACCCATCTTCATATCCATGATCCTTTGGCGCATAAAGCGGGACAATCCTACCTTCTTGTCCCGTATGGCATTTGGATGCTGCATTTGGGCGGTCGTGGCGGCCTTTACAGAGACCATTGTCACGATATATCTCCTTCACAACTCTTGGACGCAGTGGGGTATTGCATGGAAGATCATCACACCAGTTGTGTTCTCGCTTTGGATCACCACGCAATTATACGGCTCGACGCGACTTTACTCCATGGGTCGCGCGGAATATCGTAAAATTAAGGGCAAGTCGGAGAGTCAGGAGAATCTGCCAGTTTAAGATAGAGACCAGTCGTTGTGATTGGTCAAGCGTTTTATGCTCATAGAGGTTTTGTTCATTTTCTAGAGTAGATAATGTGAGGCTCCCAAGAGCTAATTCTTCAGTTAACTGCCATTGTTACCATGCATCTGAAACTGTTTTAATTCTGCTTCTTTCCAGATACACTGTCGACAAAATGTGACTGAGTTTGGCGTCAGTTCAAATGTCAGTACTGAAGCCATGGCTGTGAGATCTAAGAGTTCGAAAAGTGAGGGAAACACGTGTTCATAAGTACCTCTTGAGACTACGAACTCAACTCAGATAATGATTAGCTCAATAGCACCTTTATCACAAAGCTTTCGCCCAGTAACTGGAGGAGTCTCTCTCCTTAACCCCTCCTTCCACGGCTTGACACTCTCGGTCAACCCGATCCTAGTCAAGTGGTATCTCTCATCCAGAGTGCAGATCAGACAGGCCCCGGGATATGGCTCTTCACCTTCGGTTCGAATCTCTGAGAGCATCACCACCTTGACATCAATGCCGTCCCGTACTGGATCATGGGTAGCTTGACTCTCATCCAACCATACAAGATCAGATGTCTCTCCTCCCTCAAGCATGAGGAACGCACACCTCTCCTTCGGAGGATCAACGCTGTATCCGGCGTCGTATCCTGTTTGGTGGTAGTTGCTAAAGTCGTGACCGCAGTTTGGGAAGACTGTTCCACGTGCGAACTTTGCTTTAATCTGGATGTAGGCATTGGTACACCGTCCAAAGAATGTCATATCTGGGGCTGAAGCCTGCCATGCCACGGGCTCAGCTACAATCTCCTCATCGTACATACCAACAAGGCTGTAACCTCCAAAGTCAACGAATGAATCCTGACTAGCCCAAGACCACGAAGGCGCACGATACTTAGCAGCCTTCTGTCCAGGACCGCCTCGCTTCCAACACAAACTTTTGATcagctcatcatcgtcatctccCCAGTGACCAACCATGTAGCCCATCGATTCGATGTTGTCAAGAGCCCTGGCAACGCCGCCGATAGCGACGAGTTTGTCCTCGCCGTACGTCAAAGAGCGATGTGAGTAGTCTCCTCCTACTACATGAACATACCAGTACTGAAGCAATTTCTTCAActgttttttcttctgcTCAGCATCCTTTGCAGACTTCACACGGTGCGCTATCTTCGGAATGGTCAAGCTGCGACCCATCCAGAGGAGCTTATCCTCACTTTCTTGGATCCCATGATAACACTCCCAGTAAAGTTGATCAGATGCAAAATGGATGATGCGTGGTGAGAGAATGCGCTCTTGCATGGTCCAGCCTCTGTCTCGCAGTGAGCAGTGACTGAGAAGATCGCCCATATCTCGTAGGTTGGTGATTGATTCATCGACTCTTGTCTTTTGGTTGGGAAATAGGTAGACTGTGCTGTCTTCACCGGTGGAAAGCTTGTTGCAGATTCTAATAGAGTCTTCAATGTTGAATATGGATGTCGACGTGCTGTTGTGTAGTCCAGCTTTGGCATCTGAACTGGAATCCGCGGCAATAGTGACGATGGCGTTTTGGTAGATGGTGGCCATCTTGACAGCTTCTCTAGCCCAATCATCCTTATCATCTTGGACGATACAGAGGCTGTCAATCCAGATCCATTTGAAACCAAGATGGTGAGTGAGCTTGACCGAATCCGATAACGTTCTTGGAAGCTCAACAATAGAGAAGCTTGATTTGCGTGACTCCAAGttccttgttgttgtttgccAAACTGCTTCCAGTCCACCCCATCTGTAACTCAATGCAACGTAGGGCATGCACTTGCTTGTATCGTCGATTAATCTGAGACTGATGGTTGATCCCGTATCATTAATTTCAAGTAACCTGGCTGCGCGTTCTTCGTTGGTGACATTTATATCTTGTGGCTTAATCTTTTGCCGATAGAGAGTATGGATGTCTTTGCACAGTTGGAGCCGTTGATGTTCAAGTGTCTGATCAGACTTTGCTTGGCGCAGTAGACCGTCGAATTCGCAAACAACATCATTTGCATCTGCAAGAACTTGTCCAAGATCTTGGTCGGCAACATGTGAAATGTCTTCAAAACAATCTTTGCTAAGCAAGCATTCCTTCAACCACTTCAGTGCTTGGATGGCAGACTCCGAACTTGAAGTGTTCTCTGGCAGCAGTCGTACAGTTCTTGCGCCCAATCTTATAGCGGGATCCCCATCCAATGTTCTCATTAAAAGCCAAGGAAACTCTTCGCCTCTACTCGGGATTTGAGAGCCGACTTGCGAGATAACTATGGTCAAACCACGTTTGTTGTGGACATGACGCCAATAGAAGACGCGAGCCTGCATACCAGTAAGGTATACGATGTTGTTTTCAGAAATATTCAATCTTCTGTTGCCCGTTAAGATCCGAATGATGGCATGATTGCATAGTCGGCAACTAGCTGAAGACTCATGGAGTATGGCAAGATTGCTGTGTAAGGCGAAACCGTGTTCAGAAACGAGCTTCTCGATACTGAGCTGGGTACAGACTTTACAAAGGTGCGAGCTCATGGCAGGAAATTGAGTGATGCTCAGTTGAGAAATGGTTAAGAGATACAATCATCAGAGGACTTTATACAGTTATTGATCTTTTGAGTCTGGAAAGTGACGGTGATGATGTATTGTAAGCAGATGCCTAGGACGTAAAAAGCATCCTGTAGTCATAGAATATGGCGCAGTTGTGTAACTTTTAGTAAGCTACGGTAAAAACGCTGGCGCCATTTTAGTGTCGCCGATCGTGGCAGTGAGTGCTAGGATAGCGATGGCTCAATAGCCTGGAAGTTACAATAGGTTAGTCACTGGTAAAACTCAATTTATGCAGTGAAATTTAGAGTTGAATAATACAATCTTTCGTCAATGTGTACCAAGAATGTATAAAAAATATCGCCCAATCTACAAATTGTTCGCTGTCTCTATTGGTGGAGGTGGTCCACAGGTCTAATACAAGAAAAGCCTTGATATACTAAATCACTAGCCAGGACGAATAACAGGAAGCCTGACAAATCCCGCACTTTCATATTATAAAGGTCGTAAGACACTACTTACCTGAGATAGGATCACACTAAAGTCATAGGCGAATGTGAGACATGTCCTGATAGACCGAGCGAGAACCAGGTCCAGCCAGCCACTTTAACAACAGCCATCCGCAGGGCAAGCATGAGCTGGAATTGAGACTCTCCCTTGCGACTAAGCTTTTGGTTTGCCGACCAGCGCTCAACTTAGCTTCACCCTTCTTGCCAACTTGAACTTCATTGTGAAAGTTCATTATGTCGAATCCCAAAAGAACGTGCTTGATATACCGGCAGGCCGAATTGTAAATTCTTGATCAAAAGACACAGTAACATTGTTTGCGTGCCAAAGAATCAGTGATGAAAATCATAAAAAACCGTTGGTGGCTTGATCCTATCCCTGGCTTTGATATGTTGGTGGCTTCGGTGTATGTTGAAGCATGCATGCCTTAATCGATCCGCCCCTGGCAACAGTGGGAAATTCTGGTCCAAGTTATACGACTTAATTTCCCAAGACCTACAGAGCGATCCTCCCTTGCTTGACGTTACAGTAGATAAATCGTTGAGGTCTCCccattcatctcatctcctcAGTAGTTGCAAAAGTTTCTACCACAGCCATGATGTGGCAGCTCCTTCTCGCCTTCGGTGGCACGGCCTCCGCC
This Fusarium poae strain DAOMC 252244 chromosome 3, whole genome shotgun sequence DNA region includes the following protein-coding sequences:
- a CDS encoding hypothetical protein (TransMembrane:7 (o23-45i73-94o114-133i145-165o177-203i215-238o244-265i)) is translated as MTRVDHHPHPKIQTLENNPISPLLPHGSLILACSIICVALIANCLERWILPRIYKRIYPALEFHGDERRRRSFAYFHVGAFVLISLLISTGYPMMDFLVGNAVLTEPLVKGGKITVGDHLLVATQVYCAYYLFEMCFRTKFASYISIAHHTGLLVISQMALSLFANTKKNHEATLEFYMCMVWGTFDVVVEIPIFISMILWRIKRDNPTFLSRMAFGCCIWAVVAAFTETIVTIYLLHNSWTQWGIAWKIITPVVFSLWITTQLYGSTRLYSMGRAEYRKIKGKSESQENLPV